A single window of Aspergillus flavus chromosome 4, complete sequence DNA harbors:
- a CDS encoding uncharacterized protein (uncharacterized protein conserved in bacteria-domain containing protein) yields the protein MSLDEKKSPDQISQTPSASSDSSRLEALDQLEILPQILQEGILFAGSGSALLLQAAFPGIRNRTSDTHNASNGHSSNLATELGDALQANLSYIACLVFGTREEKKTLLELISQGQPPLRGSENFSSHRPTQLWVAATLYATATDFYQRVYGLVNYTTAEKAYAEFTILMHAMGLPSGTWPENRQAFWKYWDDQVEQLTVTADAHKFAQDLLHRTDYPRWVSVMKPFLRVLTIEMLPPRIREAYGLKSTFGTRGLYRTTMGFSVAVYPALPTSTRGYPLRYYLQELRKHMNVV from the coding sequence ATCAACTCGAAATTCTTCCCCAGATCCTGCAAGAAGGCATTCTATTTGCTGGTTCAGGATCCGCTTTGTTACTCCAGGCGGCCTTCCCCGGAATCAGAAATCGAACTAGTGATACCCATAATGCCAGCAACGGCCACAGCAGCAACCTGGCGACAGAGCTAGGTGACGCCCTCCAGGCGAATCTCAGCTACATTGCCTGCCTGGTGTTTGGCAcacgagaagagaagaagactCTGTTAGAACTCATCAGCCAAGGGCAGCCACCTCTCCGCGGGAGTGAGAACTTCTCCTCCCACCGACCGACCCAGCTCTGGGTCGCCGCGACGCTCTACGCGACCGCGACCGATTTCTACCAGCGCGTCTACGGCCTCGTCAACTACACCACAGCCGAGAAGGCATACGCAGAGTTTACAATCCTCATGCATGCCATGGGCCTACCATCGGGTACTTGGCCTGAGAACCGCCAGGCATTCTGGAAGTACTGGGACGACCAAGTGGAGCAGTTGACCGTCACAGCAGACGCACACAAATTTGCGCAGGATCTTCTGCATCGCACCGATTATCCGCGTTGGGTATCAGTGATGAAACCGTTTTTGCGGGTCCTCACGATTGAGATGTTGCCACCACGCATTAGAGAGGCTTACGGGCTTAAATCGACATTTGGTACTCGGGGATTGTATCGGACCACTATGGGGTTCTCGGTAGCGGTGTACCCTGCATTACCGACCTCTACACGGGGGTATCCACTGCGTTATTATTTGCAAGAATTACGAAAGCATATGAATGTCGTGTAG